A section of the Rummeliibacillus pycnus genome encodes:
- a CDS encoding LytTR family DNA-binding domain-containing protein translates to MIQSTEILAKELAEQYSNLLVDWIPKGASIALAVGGNYIYYVAGVYDISLENGKKIQKGSIADRVIKERKKIETVIDQELLGIPYYGIGYPIDFLGEPAALIVILSPNHPEVKREPFRFITGKQQDQWVPIAIDKIFYFESLNKKNWFYADGEQYKINLTLKELSRRLPDYFLRIHRSYIINIHAISRITRDFSSNLIIIMKDGTELPVSNSYLNEVKRILEF, encoded by the coding sequence ATGATACAAAGTACAGAAATTTTAGCGAAAGAATTAGCAGAACAGTATAGTAATTTATTAGTAGATTGGATACCCAAAGGTGCCTCAATCGCTTTAGCGGTAGGGGGAAATTACATCTATTATGTAGCAGGTGTATACGATATCTCTTTGGAAAATGGAAAGAAGATACAAAAAGGAAGTATTGCTGATCGTGTAATTAAGGAGAGAAAGAAAATTGAAACTGTTATAGATCAGGAGCTTTTAGGTATTCCATATTACGGTATTGGTTACCCTATCGACTTTTTAGGTGAGCCAGCTGCATTAATTGTTATATTGTCCCCAAATCATCCCGAAGTGAAAAGAGAACCTTTTCGTTTTATCACGGGTAAACAGCAAGACCAATGGGTACCAATTGCAATTGATAAAATTTTCTATTTTGAAAGTCTTAATAAGAAAAATTGGTTTTATGCTGACGGTGAACAATACAAAATAAATTTGACATTAAAAGAGCTCTCAAGAAGATTACCAGACTATTTTTTAAGAATTCATCGTTCCTACATTATTAACATCCATGCCATCAGTCGTATCACACGTGACTTCTCCTCAAATTTAATCATCATTATGAAAGATGGCACTGAACTACCTGTAAGTAATTCCTATTTAAATGAAGTGAAACGAATTCTTGAGTTTTAA